Proteins encoded together in one Microbacterium oxydans window:
- a CDS encoding FGGY-family carbohydrate kinase, whose amino-acid sequence MGFVVAIDNGSQSTKVLIVDEGGRVHAFARVGLRPYETPAPGRSVHPEDDVWDSIAAACRIAMSRFTGDVADITAVGLCTIRFCRALLRADGSLAEPLLSWMDERVGRAHEPADGVARVTTSSGYVSHRLTGRFTDAAANYQGVWPIDLETWAWSENPEAYERTGMTRDMLSALVEPGGLLGEITRDAAAEMGLPVGLPVFATANDKAVEALGAGLDSPDDVLLSLGTYIAAMTVSDSPDSGRDHWSNFGSRPGQYLAESTGIRRGMWTVSWLRSLVQTSGDGGDDIYALDRELGEAASAVPPGCEGIAAVLDWLAPAEAPHRRGGFVGFSGMQGRGHLHRAILEAIAFTMADHIDAMAEELGRPFRSVIVTGGGAQSPLLVSIISDVLGLPVRRAGVDDAAGIGAAVCAAVGSGLHPDWDTAVRAMVGRTEEQPPSAAAEAYGRLRPWHRGIREQMDALTSWSAAHLPA is encoded by the coding sequence GTGGGGTTCGTCGTCGCGATCGACAACGGATCGCAGTCGACCAAGGTCCTCATCGTGGACGAGGGCGGGCGCGTGCATGCGTTCGCCCGGGTCGGGCTGCGTCCCTACGAGACACCGGCTCCGGGGCGCAGCGTGCACCCCGAGGACGACGTGTGGGACTCGATCGCGGCGGCGTGCCGCATCGCGATGTCGCGCTTCACCGGCGACGTCGCGGACATCACGGCGGTGGGCCTGTGCACCATCCGCTTCTGCCGCGCGCTGCTGCGTGCCGACGGCAGCCTGGCCGAGCCCCTGCTGAGCTGGATGGACGAGCGCGTCGGCCGGGCCCACGAGCCGGCCGACGGTGTCGCGCGCGTGACGACCTCGTCCGGATACGTGTCCCATCGCCTGACCGGACGCTTCACCGACGCGGCGGCGAACTACCAGGGCGTGTGGCCGATCGACCTCGAGACCTGGGCGTGGAGCGAGAACCCCGAGGCCTACGAGCGCACGGGCATGACGAGGGACATGCTGTCCGCGCTCGTCGAACCGGGCGGGCTCCTCGGCGAGATCACGCGAGACGCCGCCGCTGAGATGGGACTGCCGGTGGGCCTCCCGGTGTTCGCGACGGCGAACGACAAGGCGGTCGAGGCACTGGGCGCCGGACTCGACTCCCCGGACGACGTCCTGCTCTCCCTCGGCACCTACATCGCCGCGATGACCGTCTCCGACTCCCCCGACAGCGGACGGGACCACTGGAGCAACTTCGGCTCACGCCCCGGCCAGTACCTCGCGGAGTCCACGGGCATCCGCCGCGGCATGTGGACGGTGAGCTGGCTCCGCTCGCTCGTGCAGACCTCGGGCGACGGAGGCGACGACATCTACGCCCTGGACCGCGAACTCGGTGAGGCCGCGTCCGCCGTGCCCCCGGGTTGCGAGGGGATCGCCGCGGTCCTCGACTGGCTCGCACCCGCCGAGGCGCCGCACCGTCGCGGCGGGTTCGTCGGCTTCTCGGGCATGCAGGGGCGCGGGCACCTGCACCGCGCGATCCTCGAGGCCATCGCCTTCACCATGGCCGACCACATCGACGCGATGGCCGAAGAACTCGGCCGCCCGTTCCGCTCGGTCATCGTGACCGGCGGCGGCGCGCAGTCCCCCCTGCTGGTGAGCATCATCTCGGACGTGCTCGGCCTGCCGGTGCGCAGGGCGGGCGTGGACGACGCGGCCGGCATCGGTGCCGCCGTGTGCGCGGCCGTCGGCAGCGGACTGCACCCGGATTGGGACACGGCCGTCCGGGCGATGGTCGGTCGCACCGAGGAGCAGCCCCCGTCGGCCGCAGCCGAGGCTTACGGCCGTCTGCGGCCGTGGCACCGCGGTATCCGCGAGCAGATGGACGCGCTCACCTCGTGGTCCGCCGCGCACCTCCCCGCCTGA
- a CDS encoding mandelate racemase/muconate lactonizing enzyme family protein gives MKITAIELTRLNLPLTPPFHAAWDPNPRTDFPATLVTVRTDEGITGYGSGDTMDGFDAYRDLFLGTDPMQILSQVRRIETINFHGGRYWPLEAALWDIIGKVAGLPVAAFFGGARDRLPAYASSGELKAPEARAEAAVAAKELGFRAMKIRIARDRLREGIASVRAAREAVGEDFDLMVDLNQMWRMSGDIEAALPLAKVRSLAAELHDLGVLWLEEPLPQVDVAGARRVRAETGIQVAGGEMVRSLPEMLALVEQDAFDIYQPDVALAVGMYRARQVAEAADAKHRMFTPHTWSNGLGLLANLQVAAGIDARPYIEFPFDPPGWTPERRDFFLRPLMIDAHGDLLVPDAPGLGVEIDHDAVARYTVG, from the coding sequence ATGAAGATCACCGCGATCGAACTCACCCGACTGAACCTGCCGCTCACGCCGCCGTTCCACGCGGCCTGGGACCCGAACCCCCGCACCGACTTCCCCGCCACCCTGGTCACCGTCCGCACCGACGAGGGCATCACCGGCTACGGCTCTGGCGACACCATGGACGGTTTCGACGCCTACCGTGACCTGTTCCTCGGCACGGACCCGATGCAGATCCTCAGTCAGGTGCGCCGCATCGAGACCATCAACTTCCACGGCGGCCGGTACTGGCCCCTCGAAGCCGCCCTGTGGGACATCATCGGCAAGGTCGCGGGCCTCCCCGTGGCCGCATTCTTCGGCGGCGCCCGCGACCGACTGCCCGCCTACGCCTCCTCCGGCGAGCTGAAGGCCCCGGAGGCTCGGGCCGAGGCCGCCGTGGCCGCCAAGGAGCTCGGCTTCCGGGCCATGAAGATCCGGATCGCCCGCGACCGGCTGCGCGAGGGGATCGCCTCCGTCCGGGCCGCGAGGGAAGCGGTCGGCGAGGACTTCGACCTCATGGTCGACCTCAACCAGATGTGGCGGATGTCGGGCGACATCGAGGCCGCGCTGCCGCTCGCGAAGGTGCGGAGCCTCGCAGCGGAGCTGCATGACCTCGGGGTGCTCTGGCTCGAGGAGCCGTTGCCGCAGGTGGATGTGGCCGGTGCCCGCAGAGTGCGCGCCGAGACCGGCATCCAGGTCGCGGGCGGGGAGATGGTGCGGAGTCTCCCCGAGATGCTCGCGCTCGTCGAGCAGGACGCCTTCGACATCTACCAGCCGGACGTCGCGCTCGCGGTCGGCATGTACCGCGCCCGGCAGGTCGCCGAGGCCGCCGACGCGAAGCACCGCATGTTCACGCCGCACACCTGGTCGAACGGTCTCGGACTGCTCGCGAACCTGCAGGTCGCGGCGGGCATCGACGCCCGGCCCTACATCGAGTTCCCCTTCGACCCGCCGGGATGGACGCCGGAGCGCCGTGACTTCTTCCTGCGGCCCCTGATGATCGACGCGCACGGCGACCTGCTCGTGCCCGATGCCCCGGGCCTCGGCGTCGAGATCGACCACGACGCCGTCGCGCGGTACACGGTGGGCTGA
- a CDS encoding mannitol dehydrogenase family protein, with amino-acid sequence MTGPARTQHPPVRAAHLGLGAFHRAHQAWYTQQANDRTRAEEGWGIAAFTGRTPAAAEVLSGSDGVYTLLERSAEGDRVETVQSIVRAVPGADERSWLDTIADPEVRVLTVTVTETAYSATSSVPGRIATALARRAAAEAGAIAVVSCDNLPRNGRMLRDVVLAAAGAEATSVSDIASFVDTVVDRITPAVTAEDIAVVRDITGYDDPAAVVTEPFSEWVLAGDFPGGAPDWAQAGARFVADVGPYEARKLYLLNAGHSFLAAAGRLRGYETIAEAFDDAVLRADTEALWAAQRTAVDLPSAELDDWLDALRIRFANPRIAHRLDQIRRDSPIKVALRLVAPLRRRQDADDAVDEAQRHAVETWIRSLLELDPTDSGTAAVARALSAVPATDRTRTVIDHLTPEGTLA; translated from the coding sequence GTGACGGGGCCCGCGCGCACGCAGCATCCTCCGGTCCGCGCTGCCCACCTGGGCCTCGGTGCCTTCCACCGTGCGCACCAGGCCTGGTACACCCAGCAGGCCAACGATCGGACGCGCGCGGAGGAGGGCTGGGGCATCGCCGCCTTCACCGGTCGCACCCCGGCCGCCGCCGAGGTCCTGTCGGGCAGCGACGGCGTGTACACGCTGCTCGAGAGGTCGGCGGAGGGTGACCGGGTGGAGACGGTGCAGTCGATCGTGCGCGCGGTTCCCGGTGCCGACGAACGGTCGTGGCTCGACACGATCGCCGATCCGGAGGTCCGGGTGCTCACGGTCACGGTGACGGAGACGGCGTACTCCGCGACCTCCTCCGTGCCCGGTCGCATCGCCACGGCGCTCGCCCGCCGTGCCGCCGCCGAGGCCGGCGCGATCGCCGTCGTGAGCTGCGACAACCTGCCCCGCAACGGTCGGATGCTGCGCGACGTCGTGCTGGCCGCCGCCGGTGCCGAAGCGACGAGCGTCTCGGACATCGCGTCGTTCGTCGACACCGTGGTGGACCGGATCACCCCCGCCGTCACCGCGGAGGACATCGCCGTCGTGCGGGACATCACCGGGTACGACGACCCCGCCGCGGTGGTCACGGAGCCCTTCAGCGAATGGGTGCTCGCCGGCGACTTCCCCGGCGGAGCACCGGACTGGGCACAGGCCGGGGCGCGATTCGTGGCCGACGTCGGGCCCTATGAGGCCCGCAAGCTCTACCTGCTCAACGCCGGGCACAGCTTCCTCGCCGCGGCCGGCCGACTGCGCGGATACGAGACGATCGCCGAGGCCTTCGACGATGCCGTGCTGCGCGCCGACACCGAAGCGCTCTGGGCCGCGCAGCGGACGGCGGTCGACCTGCCCTCCGCCGAGCTCGACGACTGGCTGGACGCGCTGCGGATCCGCTTCGCCAACCCGCGCATCGCCCACCGACTCGATCAGATCCGACGCGACAGCCCGATCAAGGTCGCTCTGCGGCTCGTGGCACCCCTCCGCCGGCGGCAAGACGCCGACGACGCCGTGGACGAGGCGCAGCGGCACGCTGTGGAGACCTGGATCCGCTCGCTCCTCGAACTCGACCCGACCGATTCCGGGACGGCAGCCGTCGCCCGGGCCCTCTCCGCCGTGCCCGCGACGGACCGCACACGTACCGTCATCGACCACCTCACACCCGAAGGGACCCTCGCATGA
- a CDS encoding glycerol dehydrogenase, which translates to MSRAYAGPGKYIQRRGEISRLSQHLAPLGTRALVLIDPFLLERLRDVISTDLTGAGIDARIEAFGGETTDAEIDRVTAIAREHGADTLVAVGGGKTADTVKIAAHAVGAWTVIVPTIASTDAPCSAVAVRYTPEGVWNGSDRLPRNPDLVVVDSEIVAGAPARFLVSGMGDALSTWFEARSNLESRTPNYVQGGFPPTLTAIALVKACHEALLTDGVKAKLAVEQGLHTLAVENVIEANMLLSSVGFENLGCSAAHAIHDGLTAIPEAHGVLHGEKVAFGTLCLLLLENRPFSELLEMIEFCEAVGLPTTLAELGITTNTREIAERIGEGAMAEGESAVACPVEVSVPIIRDAILALDAITAARKHA; encoded by the coding sequence ATGTCCCGCGCCTACGCCGGCCCCGGCAAGTACATCCAACGTCGCGGCGAGATCTCCCGCCTGTCCCAGCACCTGGCACCGCTGGGTACGCGTGCGCTCGTGCTCATCGACCCGTTCCTGCTCGAGCGGCTGCGTGACGTCATCTCGACCGACCTCACGGGTGCCGGCATCGACGCACGGATCGAGGCGTTCGGCGGCGAGACGACGGATGCCGAGATCGATCGGGTCACGGCCATCGCCCGTGAGCACGGTGCCGACACCCTGGTGGCCGTGGGCGGAGGCAAGACGGCGGACACCGTGAAGATCGCCGCGCACGCCGTCGGCGCGTGGACCGTCATCGTGCCGACCATCGCGTCGACGGATGCGCCGTGCAGCGCCGTCGCGGTGCGGTACACGCCCGAAGGTGTCTGGAACGGCTCCGACCGTCTGCCGCGCAACCCCGACCTCGTGGTGGTCGACAGCGAGATCGTCGCTGGCGCTCCGGCCCGCTTCCTGGTGTCCGGCATGGGCGACGCGCTGTCCACGTGGTTCGAGGCCCGCTCGAATCTCGAGTCGCGCACGCCGAACTACGTGCAGGGCGGTTTCCCGCCCACCCTCACGGCGATCGCCCTGGTGAAGGCCTGCCATGAGGCGCTCCTGACCGATGGTGTGAAGGCGAAACTCGCCGTCGAGCAGGGGCTGCACACCCTCGCCGTCGAGAACGTGATCGAGGCGAACATGCTCCTCTCGAGCGTGGGCTTCGAGAACCTGGGCTGTTCGGCCGCGCACGCCATCCACGACGGCCTCACCGCCATCCCGGAGGCCCACGGCGTGCTGCACGGCGAGAAGGTCGCGTTCGGCACGCTCTGCCTGCTCCTCCTGGAGAACCGTCCGTTCTCCGAGCTGCTCGAGATGATCGAGTTCTGCGAGGCGGTCGGACTGCCGACGACCCTCGCCGAACTCGGCATCACGACGAACACGCGCGAGATCGCGGAGCGGATCGGCGAGGGAGCGATGGCCGAGGGCGAGTCGGCCGTCGCCTGCCCCGTGGAGGTGTCGGTCCCGATCATCCGCGACGCGATCCTGGCCCTCGACGCGATCACGGCGGCACGTAAGCACGCCTGA
- a CDS encoding ABC transporter permease — MKRWDDILDLVLQHLAVVALSTVIAIAIGVLLGIAVWNRPTGRAFTIAAAGVAITIPSLALLALITPLFGLGWTPTVVALVFYSLLPIVRNTVVGLRDVSPAIMESARGMGMSSTMTLFRVQLPLAWPIILTGVRVAAQLTIGIAAIAAYVAGPGLGRYIFQGLSSLGSLNALNFALTGTLGVVILALLVDGAFVLISRLTTPRGLRV, encoded by the coding sequence GTGAAGCGCTGGGACGACATCCTCGACCTGGTGCTCCAGCACCTCGCGGTCGTCGCACTCAGCACCGTGATCGCGATCGCGATCGGCGTGCTCCTGGGCATCGCGGTCTGGAACCGCCCGACCGGTCGCGCCTTCACCATCGCCGCCGCCGGCGTGGCCATCACGATCCCGTCGTTGGCGCTGCTGGCCCTGATCACCCCGCTGTTCGGTCTGGGCTGGACGCCGACCGTCGTCGCGCTGGTGTTCTATTCGCTGCTGCCGATCGTGCGCAACACGGTTGTCGGGCTGCGCGACGTCTCGCCGGCGATCATGGAGTCCGCCCGAGGCATGGGGATGAGCAGCACGATGACGCTGTTCCGCGTGCAGCTCCCGCTCGCCTGGCCGATCATCCTCACCGGTGTCCGCGTCGCCGCGCAGCTCACGATCGGGATCGCGGCGATCGCGGCCTACGTCGCAGGCCCCGGTCTCGGCCGATACATCTTCCAGGGACTGTCGTCGCTCGGGTCCCTGAACGCGCTGAACTTCGCCCTCACCGGCACCCTCGGCGTCGTCATCCTCGCTCTGCTCGTCGACGGAGCATTCGTCCTGATCTCACGTCTCACCACCCCGAGGGGGCTCCGTGTCTGA
- a CDS encoding glycine betaine ABC transporter substrate-binding protein: protein MRRKLLPIVALAAAAAFTLAGCSGGTDAASGSKGDELTGLSGDIGAKDFSEQFILAHITSQLLNAHGASTEANTNLVGSANVRQALETDQFLGYWEYTGTSWITYNGNTAPVKGAEEQFEATKKADAEKGIAWLDPAPLNNTYAFAIRADEAKKLGVKTLSDVAKLDPADATFCVESEFSTRDDGWPGLKAEYGIDVPDSNVAMLDTGVIYTATAKGDDCNFGEVFQTDGRIPALGLVVMEDDKQFFPSYQGAFTLKQDTLDEFPAIADVLAPVSELLTVEEMQKLNARVDVDGDDPADVATDWLKENDFI from the coding sequence ATGAGGCGCAAGCTCCTCCCCATCGTCGCGCTGGCTGCGGCCGCCGCGTTCACCCTGGCCGGCTGCTCCGGTGGCACGGACGCCGCGAGCGGAAGCAAGGGCGACGAGTTGACCGGGCTGTCCGGCGACATCGGCGCCAAGGACTTCTCCGAGCAGTTCATCCTCGCCCACATCACCTCGCAGCTGCTCAACGCCCACGGTGCCTCCACCGAGGCGAACACGAACCTCGTCGGGTCCGCGAACGTCCGCCAGGCCCTCGAGACCGACCAGTTCCTCGGCTACTGGGAGTACACCGGCACGTCGTGGATCACCTACAACGGCAACACCGCGCCGGTGAAGGGCGCGGAGGAGCAGTTCGAGGCCACGAAGAAGGCCGATGCGGAGAAGGGCATCGCCTGGCTCGACCCGGCACCCCTGAACAACACCTACGCCTTCGCGATCCGTGCAGACGAGGCGAAGAAGCTCGGTGTGAAGACCCTCTCCGACGTCGCGAAGCTCGACCCCGCGGATGCGACCTTCTGCGTCGAGAGCGAGTTCTCCACCCGTGACGACGGCTGGCCGGGGCTGAAGGCGGAGTATGGCATCGACGTGCCCGACTCGAACGTCGCGATGCTCGACACGGGCGTCATCTACACCGCCACCGCGAAGGGCGACGACTGCAACTTCGGCGAGGTGTTCCAGACCGACGGCCGCATCCCGGCCCTGGGCCTGGTCGTGATGGAGGACGACAAGCAGTTCTTCCCCTCCTACCAGGGCGCCTTCACGCTCAAGCAGGACACCCTCGACGAGTTCCCGGCGATCGCCGACGTCCTCGCCCCGGTGTCGGAGCTGCTCACGGTCGAGGAGATGCAGAAGCTCAACGCCCGGGTCGACGTCGACGGCGACGATCCGGCGGATGTCGCCACGGATTGGCTGAAGGAGAACGACTTCATCTGA
- a CDS encoding betaine/proline/choline family ABC transporter ATP-binding protein, whose translation MSDSTTRTATGAKPASEAAGIVLEDVSKIYPGQSVKAVEDFSMEVAPGELVMFVGPSGCGKTTTMKMVNRIIEPSSGRITVGGQDVMGLNPNELRRHIGYVIQQIGLFPHMTIADNIAVVPKLLGWSKQRIAERVDELLLTVQLDPGQFAGRYPKQLSGGQQQRVGVARALAADPPVMLMDEPFGATDPITREKLQAEFLRLQDTIGKTIIFVTHDFDEAIRLGDRIAVLSDRSRIEQFDTPANILAAPANDYVRSFIGHGAALKRLALIPIAEAALGSSTGGSSVVSVASDATLRDALDTLVLAGTPSIDVVDNTGTAVGSIDLQRIADVLGADPAHLSRSGAR comes from the coding sequence GTGTCTGACTCCACCACCCGCACCGCGACCGGGGCGAAGCCCGCCTCCGAGGCCGCCGGCATCGTCCTCGAAGATGTCTCGAAGATCTATCCCGGCCAGTCGGTCAAGGCCGTCGAGGACTTCTCGATGGAGGTCGCACCCGGCGAACTCGTCATGTTCGTCGGCCCCTCGGGCTGCGGCAAGACGACCACCATGAAGATGGTCAACCGGATCATCGAGCCCTCCTCCGGCCGGATCACGGTCGGCGGTCAGGACGTCATGGGCCTGAACCCGAACGAGCTGCGTCGCCACATCGGCTACGTCATCCAGCAGATCGGCCTGTTCCCGCACATGACGATCGCCGACAACATCGCGGTCGTGCCGAAGCTGCTCGGGTGGTCGAAGCAGCGGATCGCGGAGCGCGTCGACGAACTGCTCCTCACGGTCCAGCTCGATCCCGGACAGTTCGCCGGTCGCTACCCCAAGCAGCTCTCGGGCGGGCAGCAGCAGCGTGTCGGTGTCGCACGTGCCCTCGCGGCGGACCCGCCCGTGATGCTGATGGACGAGCCGTTCGGCGCGACCGACCCGATCACGCGCGAGAAGCTGCAGGCCGAGTTCCTCCGCCTGCAGGACACGATCGGCAAGACCATCATCTTCGTCACGCACGACTTCGATGAGGCGATCCGCCTCGGTGACCGCATCGCCGTGCTGAGCGACCGCAGCCGGATCGAGCAGTTCGACACCCCGGCCAACATCCTCGCCGCTCCGGCCAACGACTATGTGCGGTCGTTCATCGGGCACGGCGCCGCGCTCAAGCGTCTCGCCCTGATCCCGATCGCCGAGGCCGCACTGGGGTCGTCGACGGGCGGATCCTCAGTGGTGAGCGTCGCCTCAGACGCCACCCTGCGCGATGCGCTGGACACGCTGGTGCTGGCGGGCACCCCGTCGATCGACGTGGTCGACAACACCGGAACCGCGGTGGGATCGATCGATCTGCAGCGGATCGCGGACGTGCTCGGCGCCGACCCCGCGCACCTGAGCCGGTCGGGTGCGCGATGA
- a CDS encoding phosphotransferase — protein MDHEEALSGGNASESVVKIGGTVRKAWTESTPSVVGFLEFVRSRGVDAPAPRGQDERGRQIIEFVPGRLAIDAEPLSPVELHRVGAMVRAIHDASADFLPPADATWDSVIPAPGADLVCHNDLAPWNLIIGERWLFIDWDAAAPSTRLWDLAYAAQAFALSRLQTPPEQAAGDLRAFVDGYGADEELRAALPDAMTRRATAMLEMLRSAHAEHREPWASMFGDGHGAHWEAAVDYADSHQAVWQSALRI, from the coding sequence ATGGATCACGAGGAGGCGCTGTCCGGGGGCAACGCGAGCGAATCGGTCGTGAAGATCGGTGGGACGGTGCGCAAGGCGTGGACGGAGAGCACCCCGAGCGTCGTCGGATTCCTGGAGTTCGTGCGGAGCCGCGGGGTCGATGCCCCGGCGCCGAGGGGGCAGGACGAACGCGGACGTCAGATCATCGAGTTCGTCCCCGGCCGGCTCGCGATCGACGCGGAGCCGTTGTCGCCTGTCGAACTGCACCGCGTGGGAGCGATGGTGCGGGCGATCCATGATGCGAGCGCCGACTTCCTGCCGCCCGCGGATGCGACATGGGACTCCGTGATTCCCGCGCCCGGCGCCGACCTGGTGTGTCACAACGACCTGGCCCCGTGGAACCTCATCATCGGGGAGCGATGGCTCTTCATCGACTGGGACGCGGCCGCTCCGAGCACCCGCCTGTGGGATCTCGCCTACGCGGCGCAGGCCTTCGCCCTCTCTCGACTGCAGACGCCCCCTGAGCAGGCGGCAGGCGACCTCCGAGCATTCGTCGATGGTTACGGTGCTGATGAAGAGCTCCGCGCTGCACTGCCTGATGCCATGACGCGAAGGGCGACGGCGATGCTCGAGATGCTCCGTTCGGCCCACGCGGAGCACCGCGAACCCTGGGCGAGCATGTTCGGCGACGGGCACGGGGCGCACTGGGAGGCGGCGGTCGACTACGCCGACTCCCACCAGGCCGTGTGGCAGTCGGCCCTCCGCATCTAG
- the manD gene encoding D-mannonate dehydratase ManD, whose protein sequence is MSIDKAEVIVTSPDRNFVTLKITTADGVTGLGDATLNGRELAVVAYLTEHVVPLLIGADESRIEDTWQFLYRSAYWRRGPVTMAAIAAVDMALWDIKGKVAGLPVYQLLGGASRNGLLAYGHASGKELPELFDSIRAHQAQGYRAIRVQTGVPTLKAIYGIASQAADAGGGEARYDHEPARRGARPVEEDWDTRAYLNHLPGVFEAVRNEFGADLPLLHDGHHRMTPIQAARLGKDLEPFDLFWLEDCTPAENQEALRLVRQHTTTPLAIGEIFNTVWDFKDIIRDQLIDYVRGAVTHMGGISALKKTLDYAAMYQIKSGMHGPTDISPVGMAAAMHLGLSIHNFGIQEYMQHGSRTDQVFQQSFTWTDGMLHPGNKPGLGVDLDLDEAGKYPYEQAYLPYNRLHDGTVHDW, encoded by the coding sequence ATGAGTATCGATAAGGCTGAGGTGATCGTCACCAGTCCGGATCGGAATTTCGTGACGTTGAAGATCACGACCGCGGATGGGGTGACGGGGTTGGGGGATGCGACGTTGAACGGGCGGGAGCTCGCGGTGGTCGCGTATCTGACCGAGCATGTGGTGCCGCTGTTGATCGGGGCGGATGAGTCGCGGATCGAGGACACCTGGCAGTTCCTCTACCGCAGCGCCTATTGGCGGCGGGGTCCGGTGACGATGGCCGCGATCGCCGCGGTCGACATGGCCCTGTGGGACATCAAGGGGAAAGTCGCCGGGCTCCCCGTGTACCAACTGCTGGGCGGTGCGAGCCGGAACGGACTCCTCGCCTACGGGCACGCGTCTGGGAAGGAGCTGCCCGAACTGTTCGACTCGATCCGTGCGCACCAGGCGCAGGGATACCGGGCGATCCGGGTGCAGACCGGGGTGCCGACCCTGAAGGCGATCTACGGGATCGCGTCGCAGGCCGCGGACGCCGGGGGTGGGGAGGCGCGGTACGACCACGAGCCCGCCCGCCGCGGTGCGCGTCCGGTGGAGGAGGACTGGGACACCCGGGCGTACCTGAACCATCTGCCCGGGGTGTTCGAGGCGGTGCGCAACGAGTTCGGGGCGGACCTGCCGTTGCTGCATGACGGGCATCACCGGATGACACCGATCCAGGCCGCACGGCTGGGCAAGGACCTCGAACCGTTCGACCTGTTCTGGTTGGAGGACTGCACCCCGGCGGAGAACCAGGAAGCTCTGCGTCTGGTGCGCCAGCACACCACGACGCCGCTCGCGATCGGGGAGATCTTCAACACGGTCTGGGACTTCAAGGACATCATCCGCGACCAGCTCATCGACTACGTCCGCGGCGCGGTCACCCACATGGGTGGGATCAGCGCGTTGAAGAAGACTCTCGACTACGCGGCCATGTACCAGATCAAATCCGGGATGCACGGCCCCACCGACATCTCCCCGGTCGGGATGGCCGCCGCGATGCACCTGGGTCTGTCGATCCACAACTTCGGCATCCAGGAGTACATGCAGCACGGCTCCCGCACCGACCAGGTGTTCCAGCAGTCGTTCACCTGGACCGACGGGATGCTGCACCCCGGGAACAAACCCGGACTCGGCGTCGACCTCGACCTCGACGAAGCGGGCAAGTACCCGTACGAGCAGGCCTACCTCCCCTACAACCGCCTCCACGACGGCACCGTCCACGACTGGTGA
- a CDS encoding ABC transporter permease: MTVVTETQALSAVRIVPPKRRIITLKRFITPLVVVVVLALLYLYVSTLQLDSIEQRTINWDYISLRVGEHLSLTIAASALVAVLAIPLGIAVAKVPSKAFRTVVLALANVGQATPAVGVVILLAIIWQTGYTTALVALVIYSFLPVLRNTMIGIQQVDPNVRESARGMGMTPAGVLARIELPLAVPVILAGLRTALVFCVGVATIATFINAGGLGDMIVNGLKLQRYPVLVVGAVLVACIALLIDWIAAVAEDILTPRGI, encoded by the coding sequence ATGACGGTCGTCACCGAGACCCAGGCGCTGTCGGCGGTGCGGATCGTGCCGCCGAAGCGCCGGATCATCACCCTGAAGCGGTTCATCACGCCGCTCGTCGTGGTCGTCGTCCTCGCCCTGCTCTACCTGTACGTGTCGACCCTGCAGCTCGACTCGATCGAGCAGCGCACCATCAACTGGGACTACATCAGCCTCCGCGTCGGGGAGCACCTCTCCCTCACGATCGCGGCGTCCGCCCTCGTCGCCGTCCTCGCGATCCCGCTCGGCATCGCCGTCGCGAAGGTCCCGTCGAAGGCGTTCCGCACCGTGGTCCTGGCACTCGCCAACGTCGGCCAGGCCACCCCCGCCGTCGGTGTCGTGATCCTGCTGGCCATCATCTGGCAGACGGGATACACGACGGCACTGGTCGCGCTGGTGATCTACTCGTTCCTTCCCGTGCTGCGCAACACGATGATCGGCATCCAGCAGGTCGACCCGAACGTGCGCGAGTCCGCGCGCGGCATGGGCATGACCCCGGCCGGTGTCCTGGCGCGGATCGAGCTGCCGCTGGCCGTGCCGGTGATCCTGGCCGGGCTGCGCACCGCTCTCGTGTTCTGCGTCGGCGTCGCGACCATCGCGACCTTCATCAACGCCGGCGGCCTCGGCGACATGATCGTCAACGGCCTGAAACTGCAGCGCTACCCCGTGCTCGTGGTGGGCGCCGTGCTCGTCGCCTGCATCGCGCTGCTCATCGACTGGATCGCCGCCGTCGCCGAAGACATCCTCACCCCGCGCGGCATCTGA